In Coleofasciculus sp. FACHB-1120, a single genomic region encodes these proteins:
- a CDS encoding bifunctional riboflavin kinase/FAD synthetase: protein MWVTSSPDTALKPTAVALGNFDGVHRGHQQVVKPILKVSDAPGVPTLPPSSLPRRLNYHWQSQSQDTERSPETKILSSDEHPLATVVTFNPHPREFFTGQRRGLLTPRPEKVRQLEALGVEQLVLLPFNRELADLSPQQFVEKILVRQLRAQSVSVGEDFRFGCQRTGTGADLKAIAHSYGIPVTLVPLQTCEGERISSSVIRQALQEGDLPQANRLLGRPYTLTGFVVKGQQLGRTIGFPTANLQLPSEKFLPRQGVYCVRVYSETEDDSETTGQTGTGNGEAKVAAEGCSLPIEGIGVMNIGNRPTVDGTTSTVEVHLLDWAGDLYGKTLTVSLEQFLRPEQKFASLDALKTQIHADCEAARAFLRVNS from the coding sequence GTGTGGGTAACTTCTTCTCCTGACACTGCTCTAAAACCAACCGCTGTTGCTTTGGGAAACTTTGACGGTGTGCATCGCGGGCATCAACAGGTCGTCAAACCGATTTTGAAGGTTTCTGACGCTCCGGGTGTACCGACGCTTCCTCCATCGTCCCTTCCTCGGCGGTTAAACTACCATTGGCAAAGCCAGAGTCAGGATACGGAACGGTCGCCTGAGACGAAAATCCTCAGTTCAGATGAACATCCCCTCGCTACAGTTGTGACGTTTAACCCGCATCCGCGAGAGTTTTTTACAGGTCAACGTCGAGGACTGCTGACACCCCGACCCGAAAAAGTAAGACAACTAGAGGCATTGGGTGTGGAACAGCTGGTGTTATTGCCGTTTAATCGGGAACTGGCTGATTTGAGTCCGCAGCAGTTTGTAGAAAAGATTTTGGTGCGACAACTCCGAGCGCAAAGTGTCAGTGTCGGAGAGGATTTTCGCTTTGGGTGCCAAAGAACCGGAACAGGGGCGGACTTAAAAGCGATCGCGCACTCTTATGGCATTCCTGTCACCTTAGTGCCGTTGCAAACCTGTGAAGGCGAACGGATTAGCAGTTCAGTCATCCGTCAGGCCCTCCAAGAAGGAGACTTACCGCAGGCAAACCGGCTATTAGGGCGTCCTTACACGCTCACCGGCTTCGTCGTGAAAGGGCAACAACTGGGCAGAACCATTGGGTTTCCTACCGCCAACCTGCAACTTCCTTCAGAAAAGTTTTTACCCCGGCAGGGCGTTTATTGTGTCAGAGTTTATAGCGAAACCGAAGATGATTCGGAAACCACCGGGCAAACAGGAACCGGGAATGGGGAAGCCAAAGTAGCGGCGGAGGGTTGTTCCTTGCCAATAGAGGGCATCGGCGTGATGAATATTGGCAATCGCCCCACCGTGGACGGGACCACCTCCACAGTAGAAGTTCACTTGTTAGATTGGGCCGGAGATTTATATGGAAAGACCCTAACTGTGAGTTTGGAACAGTTTTTGCGCCCCGAACAAAAATTTGCTTCTCTAGACGCCCTCAAGACGCAAATACACGCAGACTGTGAGGCAGCAAGAGCCTTTTTAAGGGTGAATAGCTAA
- a CDS encoding GAF domain-containing protein — protein MDQYHTPEQSPADYENQLVALGRVLQTMREEENVDVLIETTLNYLASEFDYRLIWIGLYDRLDHRLFGKGGVTPTGDTKLLKSKFTLSPGDLLEQVVIQQRSVGVPNLSEEVRAGEWRRAAQQFGIQGAFFYPLRCKDRCFGVVLLGSSLWGATPRPGEKAQMSMLFGGLAAALYQIELDWQHSSTKRPDQPLFQVLDQMARMPAMDQRLEAVVAMTQQFIGPTRTSVYWYSPERRYFWHRVGNRQTSRGLASSTASAAAGLTVQEVGEFYLALNENRLIAIGAGRSPLKAEVTGRLLSRLRARSLLAAPIRAKQELVGFLAVEGNEARIWEEAEKNYIRAAAQLISLGAGSEEIEGTLERTQQDAQLVAECARILADNTDAEKALDECAQMLLKRLGAERFLVLQQPRSGRGSSGIGNREDDPFPITPGSTQNSKLKTQNYSVVYQRQPLNRRPLTTALSVVTGADRQLIEQSPEALSIEDWEQDLRLGSWRESLVGLGVRSLLVCRMSSRDASELDPDPKENLPLVVIGHNTPRTWNQTERQLLGIVSQQLSLAVRTLEMRTSTQLSESAQSFFQAGLKILLSAPPDPAGFDRAWVEFLSEMLESPLALLLTWGGTRKDSRIENAKVAAAVMANSRFALPPDLSVPLNDALLQEALTTEGLLEKRGTQIPGRSRQWLSSPGIGCLLVMALPQDEGARMKEETNSPLHPSGGLVVLADSLQRQWPEHLFPVVEILMGQFARIRQYALENATLYGQVRNLEQLNWYKHRCMASLHQAAADRLSRLNQLAGAALSDIPAGEPTKRADSSVPSKGHPPDKSLARMHSSQLIRELGNILGEFAPLVEEEQWQLKRRLTKVPLVNVLKRSLWFVQPFYQQRQIQVSIGGVSSNLHVYSDPLKLECVLCELLAIAARKATANSRIHLKAEVKISLEDSTSLVELLMADSESFDLTTPVGASFHLEPTLKICQRFGRSFGADLQFYEIEGQRYLTQLLLPIVN, from the coding sequence ATGGATCAATACCACACTCCAGAGCAAAGTCCAGCGGACTACGAAAACCAACTTGTTGCCTTGGGGCGCGTCCTTCAGACCATGCGGGAAGAGGAGAATGTTGACGTTCTCATCGAAACCACCCTGAATTATCTTGCCTCCGAATTTGACTATCGCCTAATTTGGATTGGTCTCTACGATCGCTTGGATCACCGTTTATTTGGCAAAGGCGGCGTCACTCCCACCGGCGATACCAAATTGCTCAAAAGTAAGTTTACGCTGAGTCCCGGCGACCTTCTGGAGCAGGTAGTCATCCAGCAGCGATCCGTCGGCGTCCCGAATCTCAGCGAAGAAGTGCGGGCGGGAGAATGGCGTCGGGCAGCTCAACAATTTGGAATTCAGGGTGCGTTTTTTTATCCTTTGCGCTGCAAAGACCGTTGTTTTGGTGTCGTGCTGCTGGGATCGTCCTTGTGGGGGGCAACTCCTCGACCGGGAGAAAAAGCCCAGATGTCAATGCTATTTGGGGGATTAGCCGCCGCCCTGTACCAAATTGAACTCGACTGGCAACACTCCTCGACCAAGCGCCCCGACCAGCCGCTCTTTCAGGTGCTAGACCAGATGGCACGGATGCCAGCGATGGATCAACGCCTAGAGGCTGTGGTAGCCATGACACAGCAATTTATTGGGCCAACTCGCACCAGCGTCTACTGGTATTCCCCGGAACGACGCTACTTTTGGCACCGAGTCGGCAACCGCCAGACATCTAGGGGACTGGCTTCCTCAACCGCCAGCGCGGCTGCTGGTCTCACTGTCCAAGAAGTCGGCGAATTTTATCTAGCTCTGAATGAAAATCGGCTAATTGCTATTGGCGCGGGGAGAAGCCCCCTAAAAGCCGAAGTAACCGGGCGCTTGCTCTCCAGGTTGCGGGCACGCTCCCTCTTGGCTGCGCCGATTCGGGCAAAGCAGGAACTGGTCGGCTTTCTGGCGGTGGAAGGAAATGAAGCTCGCATCTGGGAAGAAGCGGAAAAAAACTACATTCGTGCGGCTGCCCAGTTGATCTCCCTTGGGGCAGGAAGTGAGGAGATAGAAGGAACGCTTGAGCGCACCCAACAGGACGCCCAACTGGTCGCAGAGTGTGCCCGTATCCTCGCCGATAACACAGACGCTGAGAAAGCCTTGGATGAGTGTGCCCAGATGCTCTTGAAGCGACTGGGAGCAGAGCGTTTTTTGGTACTGCAACAACCCAGAAGTGGTCGTGGGTCATCGGGAATTGGGAATCGAGAAGACGACCCATTCCCGATTACTCCAGGTTCAACTCAAAACTCAAAGCTGAAAACACAAAATTATTCGGTTGTTTACCAGCGTCAGCCACTGAATAGAAGACCCCTAACCACTGCCCTTAGTGTTGTTACAGGTGCTGACCGGCAGCTAATCGAGCAAAGCCCTGAAGCCCTGTCGATTGAAGATTGGGAACAAGACCTGCGACTGGGTAGCTGGCGGGAAAGCTTGGTGGGTTTAGGTGTGCGATCGCTTTTAGTCTGCCGGATGTCCAGCCGCGACGCCTCTGAGCTTGACCCAGACCCGAAAGAGAACTTACCGCTTGTTGTCATTGGTCATAACACCCCCCGAACTTGGAACCAAACCGAGCGCCAATTACTAGGCATCGTCAGCCAACAACTAAGTTTGGCAGTCCGCACCTTAGAGATGAGAACCTCCACCCAACTCTCAGAGTCAGCTCAATCCTTCTTCCAGGCTGGCTTAAAGATTCTCTTATCGGCACCGCCAGACCCAGCCGGGTTCGATCGGGCTTGGGTGGAATTCCTCTCTGAGATGCTGGAATCTCCTCTAGCGCTGTTGCTCACTTGGGGAGGCACCCGGAAAGATTCTCGGATTGAAAACGCCAAGGTGGCAGCAGCGGTGATGGCAAACTCGCGCTTTGCCCTTCCCCCAGACCTCTCGGTTCCACTCAACGATGCATTGCTTCAGGAAGCTCTAACAACCGAAGGTCTTCTAGAAAAACGGGGCACGCAAATCCCAGGGAGATCCCGGCAATGGCTGAGTAGTCCCGGTATTGGCTGCTTGCTGGTCATGGCTCTCCCCCAGGATGAAGGCGCAAGGATGAAGGAGGAAACTAATTCTCCCCTTCATCCTTCCGGTGGTCTTGTTGTGCTGGCAGATAGCCTCCAGCGTCAGTGGCCCGAACACTTATTTCCAGTTGTGGAAATCTTGATGGGACAGTTCGCTCGGATTCGCCAGTACGCTTTGGAAAACGCCACTCTGTACGGGCAAGTTAGAAACCTAGAACAGCTGAACTGGTATAAACATCGTTGCATGGCAAGCCTGCATCAGGCTGCCGCCGATCGCCTTAGCCGCCTAAATCAACTTGCCGGGGCTGCTTTATCAGATATCCCGGCGGGAGAACCAACCAAGCGTGCAGACAGTTCTGTACCTTCTAAGGGGCATCCTCCAGATAAGTCTTTAGCGCGTATGCACTCCTCACAACTCATCCGCGAGCTAGGGAATATCCTTGGGGAGTTCGCCCCGCTCGTGGAAGAGGAGCAGTGGCAGCTGAAGCGCCGACTGACAAAGGTGCCGTTAGTGAATGTGCTAAAGCGATCGCTCTGGTTCGTTCAACCTTTTTACCAGCAGCGCCAGATTCAGGTATCCATCGGAGGAGTGAGTAGCAACCTCCACGTTTATAGTGATCCGCTTAAGCTGGAATGCGTTCTTTGCGAACTGTTAGCGATCGCGGCTCGTAAGGCAACCGCAAACAGCCGGATTCATCTCAAGGCTGAAGTCAAAATTTCCCTAGAAGACAGCACTTCCCTCGTGGAATTGTTAATGGCCGATTCGGAAAGTTTTGATTTGACAACACCCGTAGGAGCGAGTTTCCATCTCGAACCGACCCTGAAGATTTGCCAACGTTTCGGGCGCTCTTTTGGAGCCGATCTCCAGTTTTACGAGATTGAAGGACAGCGCTATTTAACTCAATTGTTACTCCCAATCGTCAATTAA
- a CDS encoding quinone-dependent dihydroorotate dehydrogenase: protein MDIYQLAIRPALFSGLKADPEWLHQQTLHLFSTLAHSPSHPPKSWIVRQLQQSYAKRDVRLEQTLWKLKFPNPVGLAAGFDKDGVAAGIWPSLGFGFAELGTVTLHAQSGNPRPRLFRLPMDKAALNRMGFNNQGAAAMAQTLESWKGEKLKVENSNLQPSTLNTPLGINLGKSKITPLEDAAADYRGSFRLLKDFGDYFVVNVSSPNTPGLRSLQSSEQLSLILDALQQENQGQKPLLVKIAPDLEWEAIASVIELAKNYHLAGIIATNTTIRRDHLKTQILSPTGKPVSEEAGGISGAPLRERSTEVIRFIFTQTQGQLPIIGVGGIFTAQDAWEKIAAGASLIQVYTGWIYEGPWMVRRILEGLLQKLQEHSLASLSDAVGIDNLQT, encoded by the coding sequence ATGGATATCTATCAACTCGCAATTCGTCCAGCGTTATTTTCTGGATTGAAAGCCGATCCAGAATGGTTGCATCAACAAACGCTTCATCTGTTCAGCACTCTTGCCCACTCGCCTTCTCATCCCCCCAAAAGCTGGATTGTTAGACAATTACAGCAATCTTACGCCAAGAGAGATGTTCGATTAGAACAAACCCTGTGGAAGCTAAAATTCCCCAATCCAGTAGGTTTAGCCGCTGGATTTGATAAGGATGGCGTCGCGGCTGGGATTTGGCCTAGTCTCGGCTTCGGCTTTGCGGAACTCGGCACCGTAACCTTACACGCGCAATCGGGAAACCCCCGTCCTCGCTTGTTTCGCTTGCCGATGGACAAAGCTGCCCTCAACCGGATGGGATTTAATAACCAAGGGGCGGCGGCAATGGCGCAAACGTTGGAAAGTTGGAAAGGGGAAAAGTTGAAAGTTGAAAATTCCAACCTTCAACCTTCAACCTTGAACACTCCCCTAGGAATTAATCTAGGTAAATCTAAGATAACGCCACTAGAGGATGCTGCTGCTGACTATCGGGGTAGTTTTCGCCTTTTGAAGGATTTTGGAGATTACTTTGTCGTTAACGTTAGCTCACCGAATACACCGGGATTGCGAAGTCTCCAGTCCTCGGAGCAACTGAGTTTGATTCTAGATGCCTTGCAACAGGAAAATCAGGGGCAAAAACCTTTACTGGTAAAGATTGCCCCTGATTTGGAGTGGGAAGCGATCGCTTCTGTCATTGAACTTGCTAAAAACTATCACCTGGCTGGGATCATCGCCACTAACACTACTATCCGCCGAGATCATCTAAAAACCCAGATCCTTTCCCCAACAGGTAAACCCGTGAGTGAAGAAGCCGGGGGAATCAGCGGTGCCCCTTTACGAGAACGTTCTACCGAAGTCATTCGCTTTATCTTCACGCAAACACAAGGTCAACTACCCATTATCGGTGTCGGCGGTATCTTCACCGCCCAAGATGCTTGGGAGAAAATTGCTGCGGGTGCCAGCCTGATTCAGGTTTACACTGGCTGGATTTATGAAGGCCCTTGGATGGTACGCCGGATTCTGGAGGGTCTGTTGCAAAAATTACAGGAACACAGCTTAGCTTCCCTCTCTGACGCCGTTGGCATAGACAATCTTCAGACTTGA
- a CDS encoding MoxR family ATPase: MRQRIEQLTQNLGRTVVGKTDAIRLVLVALLSGGHALLEDVPGVGKTLLAKSLARSIDGKFQRIQCTPDLLPTDITGTNIWNPAGREFEFLPGPVFANVLLADEINRATPRTQSALLEVMEERQVTVDGVSRSVPNPFFAIATQNPIEYQGTFPLPEAQMDRFTVSLTLGYPSEQEELQMLQRLAKGVTVEDLQPCISLEDVLELRRLCGGVKVEASLQQYIIDLVRATREDEEITLGASPRGTVALQRSTQALAFLEGRDYAIPDDVKFLAPHVLSHRLIPSGGRRAKTIVERLLRSIPIP; the protein is encoded by the coding sequence ATGAGACAACGTATTGAACAGCTGACGCAGAATCTGGGTCGCACGGTTGTCGGCAAAACTGATGCCATTCGCTTAGTGCTGGTAGCACTTCTTTCCGGTGGTCATGCCCTCTTGGAGGATGTCCCTGGCGTTGGTAAAACCCTGCTGGCTAAATCGCTGGCACGTTCGATTGATGGGAAGTTTCAACGCATTCAATGTACCCCGGATCTTTTGCCCACTGATATCACTGGCACGAATATCTGGAATCCCGCCGGACGCGAGTTTGAATTTCTGCCGGGACCTGTGTTTGCGAATGTGCTGCTGGCAGACGAAATTAACCGCGCTACGCCCCGCACCCAATCAGCTTTATTAGAAGTGATGGAAGAGCGACAAGTCACCGTCGATGGGGTTTCTCGCAGCGTACCGAATCCGTTTTTTGCGATCGCAACTCAGAACCCAATTGAGTATCAGGGCACGTTTCCCTTGCCAGAAGCCCAAATGGATCGCTTCACAGTTTCCTTAACTTTGGGCTATCCCAGCGAACAAGAAGAACTCCAAATGCTGCAACGGCTTGCGAAAGGCGTCACGGTAGAAGATTTACAGCCCTGTATTTCCCTAGAAGACGTGCTGGAGTTACGGCGTCTGTGTGGTGGGGTGAAGGTAGAGGCGTCTTTGCAACAGTACATTATCGATTTGGTGCGGGCGACTAGGGAAGATGAAGAAATTACCCTGGGTGCCAGTCCTCGCGGTACAGTTGCCTTGCAGCGAAGTACCCAAGCACTGGCTTTTTTGGAAGGGCGGGATTATGCTATTCCCGATGATGTGAAGTTCCTGGCACCTCACGTCCTTTCCCATCGTCTCATTCCATCAGGCGGTCGCCGTGCTAAGACGATTGTGGAGCGTCTGCTGCGCTCGATTCCGATTCCATAG
- a CDS encoding PAS domain S-box protein, whose product MKNDINVNLFAQQIQQINWRLAELYKGATIAPPKPQPELLPVAFKELGIASETLQVALEELRQQNEELAAAREALETERHRYQELFELAPQGYLVTDAEGTIREANRAAAKLLNVSPEFLVGKPLVIFIPQEERRIFRNELTRLHEQQRVYEWTLRLQPRKGEIFDAGITVATSHNGDGKAVTLRWLIRDITERKRVEKALEKNNYDLKQDRPVQAYSKGEIIPLDPQNLWLVCRGLVKLSTMSDNCEEVLVGLVGPSMPFGSCLTALSTYQAIAVSEVQIVSISVSEIAASPHLAQTLLPKINLRLRQTESLLAISGQRRLQDRLQNLLLLLKQEVGEPVAQGTRLSVRLTHQDLANACCVTRVTITRLLGKLQQEGKISFDSKYHIILKEGSI is encoded by the coding sequence ATGAAAAATGACATAAATGTGAACTTATTTGCCCAACAAATTCAGCAGATTAACTGGCGATTAGCTGAGCTGTACAAAGGGGCAACCATTGCTCCACCGAAACCTCAGCCAGAGCTGCTGCCAGTCGCCTTCAAGGAATTGGGCATCGCCTCAGAAACGCTACAAGTGGCGCTAGAGGAACTACGCCAGCAGAATGAGGAACTTGCAGCGGCACGAGAAGCGTTGGAAACGGAGCGCCACCGCTACCAAGAACTATTCGAGTTGGCACCGCAGGGCTACCTGGTGACAGATGCAGAAGGGACAATTAGAGAAGCCAACCGCGCTGCGGCTAAACTGCTCAACGTGTCGCCAGAGTTCCTAGTAGGCAAACCGCTAGTCATCTTTATTCCTCAGGAAGAACGCCGAATCTTTCGGAATGAACTGACGCGACTGCATGAGCAGCAACGAGTATATGAGTGGACATTACGCTTACAGCCCCGTAAAGGTGAGATTTTTGACGCGGGGATAACAGTCGCCACCAGTCACAATGGGGACGGCAAAGCAGTGACATTGCGCTGGCTGATCCGCGATATCACCGAGCGCAAGCGAGTAGAGAAGGCGCTAGAAAAGAATAACTACGACCTTAAGCAAGATCGCCCTGTGCAGGCTTACTCCAAAGGAGAAATCATTCCTCTCGACCCGCAAAACCTGTGGTTAGTGTGTCGGGGTTTGGTGAAGCTGAGTACGATGAGTGACAATTGTGAAGAGGTGCTAGTGGGGTTAGTCGGTCCCTCCATGCCCTTTGGCTCTTGTTTAACTGCCCTGTCAACCTATCAAGCGATCGCTGTCTCGGAGGTGCAGATAGTTAGCATTTCCGTCTCAGAGATAGCAGCCTCCCCTCATCTTGCCCAGACTCTTTTACCGAAAATTAATTTGCGATTGCGGCAGACAGAATCGCTCTTGGCGATTTCAGGTCAGCGACGATTGCAAGACCGCTTGCAGAATCTATTGTTGCTGCTGAAACAGGAAGTTGGTGAACCTGTGGCGCAGGGAACTCGTTTGAGCGTTCGTCTCACCCATCAAGACCTTGCCAATGCCTGCTGTGTCACCAGAGTGACGATTACCCGTCTGTTAGGGAAGTTACAGCAAGAAGGGAAGATTTCCTTTGACTCCAAGTACCACATTATCCTGAAAGAGGGAAGTATTTAG
- the secA gene encoding preprotein translocase subunit SecA — MFKKLLGDPNARKLKKYQPYVVDINLLEEDIQALSDEQLTGKTAEFKQRLEKTKTARERQELLDELLPEAFAVVREAGRRVLGMRHFDVQMLGGIVLHKGQIAEMKTGEGKTLVSTLPAYLNALTGKGVHVVTVNDYLARRDAEWMGQVHRFLGLSVGLIQSGMGPNERQKNYACDITYATNSELGFDYLRDNMATSMADVVQRPPNYCIIDEVDSVLIDEARTPLIISGQVERPTEKYLKAAAIASALEKEVESDGNKQGHYEVDEKARNVLMTDEGFARAEQLLEVKDLYDPNDPWAHYIFNAIKAKELFKKDVNYIVRDGEVVIVDEFTGRVLPGRRWSDGLHQAIEAKERVEIQNETQTLATITYQNFFLLYEKLGGMTGTAKTEEAEFEKIYKLEVTQIPTNRPSGRGDMPDVVYKVEAGKWRAIAEECAEMHKVGRPVLVGTTSVEKSELLSTLLSEREVPHNLLNAKPENVERESEIVAQAGRKGKVTIATNMAGRGTDIILGGNADYMARLKLREYLMPKIVQPEEEDSFALSQVAGGSGRAPAQGFTPGKKVKSWKVSPQIFPTQLSKDTEQKLKSAVDFAVQRYGERSLPELEAEDKLAVASEKAPTDDAVIQRLREVYNLIHKEYEQFTSAEHAEVIQLGGLHVIGTERHESRRIDNQLRGRAGRQGDPGSTKFFLSLEDNLLRIFGGDRVAGLMDRLRVEEDMPIESGMLTRSLEGAQKKVETYYYDIRKQVFEYDEVMNNQRRAIYAERRRVLEGLDLKEQVIQYAERTMDDIVEAYVNPELPSEEWDLNSLVAKVKEFVNLLADLEPSHLEDMSVGEIKTFLQEEVRKAYDLKESTVDQIQPGLMRQAERFFILQQIDTLWREHLQAMDALRESVGLRGYGQKDPLIEYKQEGYEMFLDMMTDIRRNVVYSLFQFQPQVQPQAV, encoded by the coding sequence ATGTTTAAAAAATTACTAGGCGATCCCAACGCACGCAAGCTCAAAAAATACCAACCTTATGTTGTAGATATCAACCTCTTGGAGGAAGACATCCAAGCGCTGTCCGACGAACAACTGACGGGCAAAACGGCAGAATTTAAACAGAGATTGGAGAAAACCAAGACAGCACGGGAACGCCAAGAACTATTGGATGAGTTGCTCCCAGAAGCTTTTGCAGTCGTGCGGGAAGCAGGGCGAAGAGTTTTGGGAATGCGCCACTTTGACGTGCAGATGCTCGGTGGGATTGTTCTGCACAAAGGTCAAATCGCCGAAATGAAAACCGGGGAGGGAAAAACCCTGGTATCTACCTTACCGGCTTACCTGAATGCCCTGACTGGCAAGGGCGTCCACGTAGTCACGGTCAACGACTACCTGGCGAGGCGCGACGCCGAGTGGATGGGCCAGGTGCATCGCTTCTTGGGCTTGAGCGTAGGACTGATTCAATCGGGAATGGGGCCAAACGAACGCCAGAAAAATTACGCCTGCGATATTACTTATGCCACGAACAGCGAACTAGGTTTTGATTACCTGCGCGACAACATGGCAACCTCAATGGCGGATGTGGTACAGCGTCCACCGAACTATTGCATCATCGACGAAGTAGACTCGGTGTTGATTGACGAGGCGCGGACGCCCCTGATTATTTCCGGGCAAGTCGAGCGTCCAACTGAGAAGTACCTGAAGGCGGCAGCGATCGCGTCGGCGCTGGAAAAGGAAGTTGAGAGCGACGGGAATAAGCAAGGGCATTACGAGGTAGATGAAAAAGCTCGTAACGTTCTGATGACGGATGAAGGGTTTGCTAGAGCAGAACAGTTGCTGGAAGTCAAGGATTTGTACGACCCCAACGATCCTTGGGCGCACTATATCTTTAATGCGATTAAGGCAAAAGAGCTGTTTAAAAAAGATGTAAACTATATCGTCCGCGATGGGGAAGTCGTGATTGTGGATGAGTTTACGGGGCGGGTACTCCCCGGTCGTCGCTGGAGTGACGGACTCCACCAAGCGATTGAGGCGAAAGAGCGGGTAGAAATTCAGAACGAAACGCAAACGCTCGCGACGATTACTTATCAAAATTTCTTCTTGCTGTATGAAAAGCTCGGCGGGATGACCGGAACGGCAAAGACAGAAGAAGCCGAGTTTGAGAAAATCTACAAACTGGAAGTTACGCAAATTCCCACCAATCGACCGAGCGGACGGGGGGATATGCCTGATGTCGTCTATAAGGTAGAGGCAGGGAAGTGGCGGGCGATCGCTGAAGAGTGTGCGGAAATGCACAAAGTAGGGCGACCCGTCCTTGTCGGAACAACCAGTGTGGAAAAATCGGAACTGCTGTCAACTCTTTTGAGTGAGCGAGAAGTGCCGCACAATCTGCTGAATGCCAAACCGGAAAATGTAGAGCGGGAGTCAGAAATCGTCGCTCAAGCCGGTCGCAAAGGAAAAGTGACGATTGCGACGAACATGGCGGGTCGCGGAACCGACATCATTTTGGGCGGGAATGCGGACTATATGGCACGCCTGAAGTTGCGGGAATACTTGATGCCCAAGATTGTGCAGCCGGAAGAAGAAGATAGTTTTGCCTTAAGCCAGGTGGCAGGAGGGTCAGGACGTGCGCCCGCACAGGGGTTTACTCCCGGAAAGAAGGTGAAAAGCTGGAAGGTTAGCCCGCAAATTTTCCCGACTCAGTTATCCAAGGATACGGAACAAAAACTGAAAAGTGCGGTAGATTTTGCCGTACAGCGATATGGAGAGCGGAGTCTGCCAGAGTTGGAGGCAGAGGATAAGCTAGCCGTTGCCTCAGAAAAAGCACCGACGGATGACGCAGTAATCCAAAGACTGCGAGAGGTTTACAACTTAATTCACAAAGAGTACGAACAATTTACAAGCGCCGAACACGCAGAAGTGATCCAGTTGGGCGGTTTACACGTTATCGGCACAGAACGCCACGAGTCGCGCCGGATTGACAACCAGTTGCGAGGTCGCGCCGGACGGCAGGGAGACCCAGGCTCGACGAAGTTTTTCTTGAGTTTGGAAGACAACCTGTTGCGGATTTTTGGTGGTGATCGCGTCGCGGGATTGATGGATCGATTGCGGGTAGAGGAGGATATGCCCATTGAATCCGGGATGCTAACCCGGAGTCTGGAAGGGGCGCAGAAAAAAGTCGAAACCTACTACTACGACATCCGGAAGCAGGTATTTGAGTACGACGAGGTGATGAACAACCAGCGTCGCGCTATCTATGCTGAACGCCGACGCGTCTTGGAAGGACTAGATTTGAAAGAACAGGTGATTCAGTATGCTGAGCGGACAATGGATGACATTGTGGAGGCTTACGTCAATCCAGAATTACCTTCGGAAGAATGGGATTTAAACAGCCTTGTTGCCAAGGTGAAAGAATTTGTCAATCTGTTGGCAGATTTGGAGCCGTCCCATCTAGAAGATATGAGCGTTGGGGAAATCAAAACTTTCTTGCAAGAAGAAGTGCGAAAAGCCTACGACCTCAAAGAATCGACCGTCGATCAAATTCAGCCTGGTTTGATGCGCCAAGCCGAGCGGTTTTTTATCTTGCAGCAAATTGATACCCTCTGGCGGGAACACCTACAAGCAATGGACGCCTTGCGTGAATCGGTAGGGTTGCGCGGCTACGGTCAAAAAGACCCCCTGATTGAGTACAAGCAGGAAGGGTATGAGATGTTTCTGGACATGATGACGGATATCCGCCGGAATGTGGTTTATTCGTTGTTCCAGTTCCAGCCGCAGGTTCAGCCGCAAGCAGTGTAA
- a CDS encoding diheme cytochrome C, producing the protein MPKLVRSKTRSRAFPGREAAPRGIRKRSLFTLFLLLLVWSIILGWGMAMAMDVQSKVPIAQMSTATENRAATETIGTVDPVISRLELGQQLYVDNCSTCHIAVPPAVLPMETWKNLLQETHQHYGKQLPRIITPSLLLIWDYVRTYSRPQLEKENVPYRVTESRYLKALHPRVELPQPVKLSSCVTCHPGANQYNFRDLTAEWENSP; encoded by the coding sequence ATGCCAAAGCTTGTCCGGTCAAAAACCCGCTCCCGCGCTTTCCCAGGGCGAGAAGCCGCGCCTAGGGGCATCCGCAAGCGATCGCTATTTACTTTATTTTTGCTCCTCTTAGTCTGGAGCATCATCTTGGGCTGGGGAATGGCAATGGCAATGGACGTTCAGAGCAAAGTACCTATCGCCCAAATGTCAACAGCCACAGAAAATCGTGCAGCGACAGAAACAATTGGCACCGTCGATCCCGTTATCAGTCGCCTCGAATTGGGACAACAACTTTACGTGGATAACTGTTCCACCTGTCACATTGCCGTCCCCCCAGCCGTTCTGCCGATGGAAACCTGGAAAAATCTGCTGCAAGAGACTCACCAACATTACGGGAAGCAGTTGCCGCGCATCATCACTCCCTCGCTTTTACTGATTTGGGATTACGTGCGGACTTACTCTCGCCCCCAACTAGAAAAAGAAAACGTGCCCTATCGGGTTACAGAATCTCGCTATTTAAAAGCACTTCATCCTCGCGTCGAACTGCCCCAGCCCGTAAAACTCTCCAGTTGTGTCACCTGTCACCCTGGCGCTAATCAATACAACTTCCGTGATCTAACCGCTGAATGGGAAAACTCACCCTAA